GCGGAATGACATGCACACTTATGAGTTCTCCAACTCGCCTTGCGGCCGCCGCTCCGGCATCTGTCGCCGCTTTTACCGCACCGACGTCACCGCGTACGAAAATCGTTACATAACCGGCGCCGATGTATTCTTTGCCGATAAGTCTCACATTTGCAGCCTTTACCATGGCATCAGCGGCCTCGACAGCCGAAACGAAGCCTTTTGTCTCAACCATTCCTAATGCTTCTAAGCTCATTTGGACATCCTCACTAGTTGTAGTGCTAGAAAGATACTAATACAACTGATGCATATTGCCAAAAGCAAAGCGTAAATGCTGAAGGTAAAAGGCTCAATCAATTGACACACAATGCTTTGGAAAGATATATTTCAATCCTAAGGACTAGCGTTTTTCTTGGATAATTGCTCCTCCTGGACGTTTATAATGTCACAAACTTTGGGTGAAAAGCTGCGACAGGCCCGCGAAGACCGCGGTGTTTCCATCAGTGAGGTAGCGGAGCAGACGCGGATCTCGCCCCACTATATCGAGTGCATCGAAAATGACGATTATGGCCCTCTTCCCGGCGGGATCTTCAACAAGGGATTCGTAAAGTCGTATGCAAAATTCGTCGGTGTTGACGAGCAGGAGGCTCTTGCTGATTATTCGCGAATTCAGTCTCCCGCCATTTCTGAGGAGCCCGACCTACCCTATCGGCCTGAGGTCCTTACAGACGACAGAACCTCGAACTCATCGATCCCAACGATCATCGGAGCGGTCGTCATCCTCGGCATAATGAGCGCCGGTATTTTGTTTTTGGTGGATTATTTGCGCCGGCCCGCTGAAGACATTCCTGTCCGACCGTCTTCGAATACTGCAGCGACAAACACCGAACAGCAGAGCCCTGTCGGACAGAAGGTGCCTGAGTCGTCTGCCCCAGAAATGGCAAGTGTTAAGATCGAGTTCAAAGCTGTCGCTGAACCGGTCTCTCTAAGTGTGAATTCCGACGGCAAACAGAGCAGTACGGTCGTCGTACCGGGAACGCCGATCGTTTTTGAGCCGAAAGAGAGTTTAAAGCTTAGCTATTCCCGTTCGCTCGCTGCAAACGTGCAGCTCTTGATAAACGGCAAAGAGATCGCACTCCCGTCACAACCTCTTCAGCCGCGGCGTAATGCCATCGACTTTGAAATAAATAAGGAGAACCTTGCCCGG
This sequence is a window from Acidobacteriota bacterium. Protein-coding genes within it:
- a CDS encoding BMC domain-containing protein, with protein sequence MSLEALGMVETKGFVSAVEAADAMVKAANVRLIGKEYIGAGYVTIFVRGDVGAVKAATDAGAAAARRVGELISVHVIPRPHGEVERVLPKGGSVGLSPDEKALRGGGKQLSAGSASSEASGSAASKSKSR
- a CDS encoding helix-turn-helix domain-containing protein, coding for MSQTLGEKLRQAREDRGVSISEVAEQTRISPHYIECIENDDYGPLPGGIFNKGFVKSYAKFVGVDEQEALADYSRIQSPAISEEPDLPYRPEVLTDDRTSNSSIPTIIGAVVILGIMSAGILFLVDYLRRPAEDIPVRPSSNTAATNTEQQSPVGQKVPESSAPEMASVKIEFKAVAEPVSLSVNSDGKQSSTVVVPGTPIVFEPKESLKLSYSRSLAANVQLLINGKEIALPSQPLQPRRNAIDFEINKENLARIWSSGTITDEVPAATPAVADTTAPAGTPAVEAGNTAASPAAPAATLTPRPTPRPASNVDRGTNSVRPTPRPTVERPATTPASTPASPRNSAVNRPSQ